The following coding sequences are from one Syngnathus acus chromosome 14, fSynAcu1.2, whole genome shotgun sequence window:
- the phldb2a gene encoding pleckstrin homology-like domain family B member 2 isoform X2, giving the protein MSRMLPQRAAVSTLGYSSDCVKMEPSGSSPVGGTFLRGSRSKAELQDLMETLQRRKSALEASLRAAECSRKYFNTPSPGGPQSKRPLSILGTSEHQQSSSRNFSYVSSSSMPPSPRQGERQFSPNGLLRHPNARHQSQDSLFHPTDGSSFISSYGEPIPRSPRVKSGTASVPSSPRLGRRLYSHGKAVSDSRQRKYSTGSLNSLGMHSRSLPRLHNPADPPILSLPPHLHRAGRSAVARRSLSSLEQPPDVTVPASMPNTPRRASMASLSSLGVEIDGPNLDAGFGERRLSFGKGGLSSGQRVGSITSLNGKEELRDYHQHQRDERLREQKVHKLESQRLETIMTLCTEFAQVEPAGSAVSDLQKINKELEKLQVSDDESVFSDSPGGTAPEGGFGTRVRDLLLSDEQQVSSRQQNGYREVGSPALSLGGGAPSPSSNHRAKVLESVQLKQEVTHIEEERIQVVNNIEELEQKIKDLDNQMEESVREMEVECALLEGEQESEMAQMQKEKELLDQLKENIHSTEKISHTEKAQEAEEQAKSLEELEFQKLEREIQQDEEKENQSQLLREIADCQRLAITRKERLATLKKQSSQITLQSQQEREDFQREKSNLLIMLQKERDKLASLEGKYAELSEKQDLAYSNGAVKEHLHSAKERRRSGKENSAHLSDNTTPKRSQQIVTPYGRSLGRTLPPKAHLPLSQSSSCGSVIPQGLSFAPRDLNARRQPKSHTHMNDGVHSRQRKSDFGSRMLSEANVYLDSLSYPDNSQASDTVSVDSSDSMETSFSACSPDNISSASMTNMAKLEEMERLLREAQVEKLRLLEHREREMEIRRQALEEERRRREELEKRLQEETNRRQKLVEREVKLREKQRSQSRLLSRYLPMRKDDFDLHCHIEAAGHNPDACFHLGITDKTCRGFLVKMGGKIKTWKKRWFVFDQNRRTLTYYADKHETKMKGVIYFQAIEEVYYDHLKNAHKSPNPSLTFSVKTHDRVYYMVAPSPEAMRIWMDVIVTGAEGHMHFMV; this is encoded by the exons ATGAGCAGGATGCTTCCTCAAAGGGCGGCTGTGAGCACGCTCGGCTACAGCTCAG ACTGTGTGAAGATGGAGCCGAGCGGCAGCAGCCCGGTTGGCGGAACCTTCCTCAGGGGCTCCCGCTCTAAGGCGGAGCTGCAGGATTTGATGGAGACGCTGCAGCGCAGGAAGAGTGCCCTGGAGGCCAGTCTGAGGGCGGCTGAGTGCAGCCGCAAGTATTTCAATACGCCTTCCCCCGGCGGACCCCAGTCCAAACGACCACTCTCCATCCTCGGAACCAGCGAGCATCAGCAGTCTTCCTCGAGAAACTTCTCCTatgtgagcagcagcagcatgcccCCTTCCCCTCGCCAGGGTGAGCGCCAGTTTAGCCCCAACGGCTTGCTCCGTCACCCAAACGCTCGCCACCAATCGCAAGACAGCCTCTTCCACCCTACGGATGGAAGTTCTTTCATCTCCTCTTATGGAGAACCCATACCTCGCTCTCCTAGGGTTAAGAGCGGCACAGCTAGCGTGCCCTCAAGCCCTCGACTGGGCCGCAGACTTTACTCACACGGCAAAGCCGTAAGTGACTCCAGGCAGAGGAAATACTCCACAGGTTCCCTCAACAGTCTGGGCATGCACAGCCGCTCGCTACCCCGCCTTCACAATCCAGCCGATCCTCCCATTTTATCTCTGCCGCCTCATCTACATCGAGCAGGGCGCTCGGCCGTGGCTCGGCGCAGTCTCTCCTCCCTTGAACAACCACCTGATGTGACGGTACCAGCCAGTATGCCCAATACACCCAGGAGGGCCAGCATGGCCTCCCTGAGCTCTCTAGGTGTTGAGATAGATGGGCCGAACTTGGATGCGGGCTTTGGAGAGCGGAGGTTATCTTTTGGGAAAGGCGGGCTGAGTTCAGGTCAAAGAGTGGGTAGCATCACTTCTTTGAACGGCAAAGAGGAGTTGAGAGACTACCACCAGCACCAGAGAGACGAGAGACTCAGGGAGCAGAAAGTGCACAAGTTG GAAAGTCAGCGGCTGGAGACCATCATGACCCTGTGTACGGAGTTTGCACAGGTGGAGCCTGCAGGTTCAGCAGTTTCCGACCTGCAGAAGATCAATAAGGAGTTGGAGAAGCTGCAGGTGTCGGACGACGAGTCCGTTTTCTCCGACTCTCCCGGCGGCACGGCGCCGGAAGGCGGTTTTGGCACCAGAGTACGGGATTTGCTTCTCAGTGACGAGCAGCAGGTCAGCAGTCGTCAGCAAAACGGTTACAGAGAAGTTGGCTCGCCGGCGCTTAGCCTTGGCGGCGGTGCACCCTCACCATCCAGCAACCACAGAGCTAAg GTGTTGGAGAGTGTGCAGCTGAAGCAGGAAGTAACACATATTGAAGAGGAGAGGATCCAAGTTGTCAACAACATTGAGGAGCTGGAGCAGAAGATTAAAGACCTGGACAACCAGATGGAAGAGTCAGTCAGAGAG ATGGAGGTAGAGTGCGCTTTGCTGGAAGGGGAGCAAGAATCAGAGATGGCTCagatgcaaaaagaaaaggagctTTTGGACCAGCTTAAGGAAAATATTCATAGTACTGAAAAGATTAGCCACACTGAGAAAgcacag GAAGCAGAGGAGCAAGCAAAAAGCTTGGAGGAATTGGAGTTTCAAAAATTGGAGAGAGAGATTCAGCAAGAtgaggaaaaggaaaatcagaGTCAGTTACTGAGAGAAATTGCTGACTGTCAGCGTCTCGCTATCACGCGCAAG GAGAGACTTGCGACTCTGAAGAAACAGTCCTCGCAGATTACTTTACAGTCCCAGCAGGAGAGAGAAGACTTCCAGAGGGAAAAAAGCAATCTGCTCATCATGCTGCAGAAG GAGAGAGACAAGCTGGCGTCTTTGGAAGGAAAGTATGCAGAGCTGTCTGAGAAGCAGGACTTGGCCTATAGCAACGGGGCCGTCAAAGAG CATTTGCACTCAGCaaaggaaagaagaagaagcggcaAGGAAAACTCGGCCCATCTGAGCGACAACACGACGCCGAAGAGGAGCCAGCAGATCGTCACTCCCTACGGACGATCTCTGGGACGCACCCTTCCGCCCAag GCCCATCTGCCTCTGTCACAAAGCTCCAGCTGTGGCAGCGTCATCCCGCAAGGGCTCAGCTTTGCCCCCCGAGACCTGAATGCTCGCCGCCAGCCAAAAA GCCACACACATATGAATGACGGCGTACACAGCcgacaaagaaaaagtgattttGGTAGTCGGATGCTCTCTGAGGCCAACGTTTACCTGGACTCTTTGTCCTACCCGGATAACAGCCAGGCCTCCGACACCGTCAGTGTGGACAGTTCTGACAGCATGGAGACCAGCTTCTCCGCATGCTCTCCAGATAACATCTCCAG TGCCAGTATGACCAACATGGCCAAGCTCGAGGAGATGGAGCGTTTACTCCGAGAGGCCCAGGTGGAAAAGCTAAGGCTGCTTGAGCACAGG GAACGTGAGATGGAGATACGCCGGCAAGCTTTGGAGGAAGAGCGAAGACGGAGGGAGGAACTGGAGAAACGCCTGCAGGAGGAGACCAACCGGAGACAGAAACTTGTGGAGCGGGAAGTGAAGCTCAGGGAGAAACAGAGATCGCAG TCCCGACTTCTGTCGCGCTACTTACCCATGAGGAAAGACGATTTTGATCTTCATTGCCATATTGAGGCGGCGGGCCACAATCCAGACGCCTGCTTCCACCTGGGCATCACGGACAAAACATGCAGAGGCTTCCTTGTAAAAATgggagggaaaataaaaacctgGAAGAAGCGCTGGTTTGTTTTTGACCAAAATCGTAGGACGCTCACTTACTATGCGG ACAAGCATGAGACCAAGATGAAAGGAGTCATTTATTTCCAAGCAATAGAGGAGGTGTACTATGATCATTTGAAGAATGCACACAAA AGTCCCAACCCCTCGTTGACCTTTAGTGTGAAGACTCATGACCGGGTCTACTACATGGTGGCCCCGTCTCCCGAGGCCATGCGTATCTGGATGGATGTTATTGTGACAGGAGCAGAGGGACACATGCACTTCATGGTGTAG